One segment of Clostridium botulinum DNA contains the following:
- a CDS encoding manganese catalase family protein, with amino-acid sequence MFEHKKQLLHEVKVEIANPQYAVLMQEQLGGGNGELKAAMQYISQSFRIKDPEIKDLFLDIGAEELSHMEMVAQTINLLNGHDVNNSQVTNGEIQTHVQCGLSPVLINSSGAPWTADYVTVTGDLVADLLSNIASEQRAKVVYEYLYRQIEDKEVRATIDFLLNREEAHNALFREALNKIQKTGSNKDFGVTEDSKLYFNLSNPGPSHEAPNPTPPSFENPRR; translated from the coding sequence ATGTTTGAACATAAAAAACAACTATTGCATGAAGTTAAAGTTGAAATAGCTAATCCACAATATGCAGTATTAATGCAGGAACAATTAGGTGGAGGTAATGGAGAACTTAAAGCAGCAATGCAATATATTTCTCAAAGTTTTAGAATAAAGGATCCTGAAATAAAGGATTTGTTTTTAGATATTGGCGCTGAAGAACTTAGCCACATGGAAATGGTAGCTCAAACAATTAATTTATTAAATGGCCATGATGTGAATAATAGTCAAGTAACAAATGGTGAAATACAAACACATGTACAATGTGGACTATCTCCAGTTTTAATTAATTCATCAGGAGCACCTTGGACAGCTGATTATGTAACTGTTACAGGAGATTTAGTTGCAGATTTATTATCAAATATCGCATCAGAACAAAGAGCAAAAGTTGTATATGAATATTTATATCGTCAAATTGAAGATAAAGAAGTGAGAGCAACAATAGACTTTTTACTTAATAGAGAAGAAGCACATAATGCATTATTTAGAGAGGCATTAAACAAAATACAAAAAACAGGTTCAAATAAGGATTTTGGAGTTACAGAGGATTCTAAACTTTATTTTAACTTATCAAATCCAGGACCATCACATGAAGCACCTAATCCTACACCACCTTCATTTGAAAATCCAAGAAGATAA